A DNA window from Desulfatibacillum aliphaticivorans DSM 15576 contains the following coding sequences:
- a CDS encoding sigma-54 interaction domain-containing protein, with the protein MIKIFLEIHKSILGSIREPLILLDSRLKVVTANSAFYRIFRVEPSETEGVLIYDLGNRQWDIPDLRELLEDILPQNAGFHDFEVEHDFETIGRKIMHLNARRIYDQGDQTQLILLAIEDVTEREYYKKHLEDLVEERTAEIRKLKEQLEAERAYLQDEIKLVYNHEDIIGKSDAINYVFYKVEQIAGTDTNVLILGETGTGKELAARAIHGTSLRNKRTLVKMNCAALPSNLIESELFGHEKGAFTGAQSRRLGRFEVADRATLFLDEIGELPLELQPKLLRVIEDGEFERLGSSETKKVDVRIIAATNRDLQAEVQKGSFREDLWYRLNVFPITMPPLRERLDDIPLLVNFYIDRISRRLGKDIKMIPAGVMDILCQYHWPGNVRELENVLERAVINSSGPKLRLVDALKNPRKDAPRPDQTLEQVERDYIKRVLDQTGWKVSGKDSAAEILGLERSTLRARMRKLNIRKP; encoded by the coding sequence ATGATAAAAATCTTTCTGGAAATTCATAAGAGCATCCTGGGCTCAATTCGCGAACCCTTGATCCTTCTGGATTCCAGGTTAAAAGTCGTAACGGCCAATTCCGCTTTTTACCGGATATTCAGAGTCGAACCCTCCGAAACCGAGGGCGTGCTGATATACGATCTGGGCAACCGGCAATGGGACATCCCCGACTTAAGAGAATTGCTGGAAGATATCCTTCCTCAAAATGCCGGCTTTCACGATTTTGAAGTGGAACATGATTTTGAAACCATCGGGCGCAAGATCATGCATCTGAACGCCAGGCGAATCTACGATCAAGGAGATCAAACCCAATTGATTCTACTAGCCATCGAGGATGTGACCGAACGCGAATACTATAAAAAACACCTTGAGGATCTGGTTGAAGAGCGAACGGCCGAAATACGAAAACTCAAGGAGCAGCTCGAAGCCGAGAGGGCCTATCTTCAGGATGAAATCAAACTGGTCTACAACCACGAAGACATTATCGGTAAGAGCGATGCCATTAATTATGTGTTTTATAAAGTGGAACAAATCGCCGGCACCGATACAAACGTGTTGATTCTCGGAGAAACCGGAACCGGCAAGGAATTGGCGGCCCGCGCTATTCATGGAACAAGCCTGCGCAACAAACGCACCCTGGTCAAAATGAATTGCGCCGCCCTGCCTTCGAATCTGATTGAAAGCGAACTCTTTGGCCATGAAAAAGGCGCCTTCACCGGCGCGCAATCCAGGCGGTTGGGGCGTTTCGAAGTCGCCGACCGCGCGACCCTGTTTTTGGATGAGATCGGTGAATTGCCGCTGGAACTGCAACCCAAACTGCTCCGAGTGATTGAAGACGGGGAGTTCGAACGCCTGGGCAGTTCCGAAACCAAAAAGGTGGATGTGCGCATCATTGCCGCCACCAACCGCGATCTCCAGGCCGAGGTCCAAAAAGGTTCTTTCCGGGAGGATCTTTGGTACCGGCTGAATGTTTTCCCGATCACCATGCCGCCATTGCGTGAACGCCTGGACGACATCCCACTGTTGGTAAATTTTTATATTGATAGGATTTCAAGAAGACTGGGTAAAGACATCAAGATGATCCCGGCAGGCGTGATGGATATACTGTGTCAATACCACTGGCCCGGCAATGTTCGCGAGTTGGAAAATGTCCTCGAAAGGGCCGTAATCAACTCCTCCGGCCCCAAGCTGAGATTGGTGGATGCTCTTAAAAACCCGCGCAAGGATGCGCCCAGGCCAGATCAAACCCTGGAACAGGTTGAACGCGACTATATTAAGCGAGTACTGGATCAGACCGGGTGGAAAGTGAGCGGCAAAGACAGCGCGGCTGAAATCCTTGGTCTGGAACGCAGCACCTTGCGCGCCCGCATGCGCAAACTCAATATTCGCAAGCCGTAA
- a CDS encoding lmo0937 family membrane protein, whose amino-acid sequence MLWTIAVFLIVMWTLGLITSYTMGGFIHVLFVIAVVVVLTRVIQGRRLL is encoded by the coding sequence ATGCTGTGGACAATCGCCGTATTTCTCATCGTTATGTGGACGCTCGGATTGATCACCTCGTACACGATGGGCGGGTTCATTCATGTCCTTTTTGTAATCGCAGTGGTCGTGGTTCTCACACGGGTCATCCAGGGCCGTCGGCTGCTTTGA
- a CDS encoding OmpA family protein encodes MRKKMMLLALAIFVFALATPSLAENRAGAVTLSPFIGGYVFDCPECLDNDWYFGLRGGYNFTEHWGIEGLLGYVPTESNAHSYNGQDVDVYRYGVEGLYHFMPKSNFVPFVAIGFGGKRVDGPSGYDDDKRGMFDYGVGLKYFVSKNVALRADVRHDLYYESDDLDNNLEYTAGLTILFGGSKKIMEAAAPPPRIEETEPVHVAAPLPTTVSEPTPKAILVEFTDTHFEFNKSALTPQGKEVLAANIRTLKANPDMNILVAGYTSASGSEEYNQKLSERRATTVRDALIQGGIAPERLTKIGYGEKRPATFEPYPWDLESKAAKSNMRVLFTIIVKEGKK; translated from the coding sequence ATGCGAAAAAAAATGATGCTCTTAGCGCTCGCTATATTTGTGTTTGCTCTCGCCACCCCTTCCTTGGCTGAGAACCGAGCTGGCGCTGTAACCCTGTCGCCGTTTATTGGCGGTTACGTGTTTGATTGTCCTGAGTGCCTGGACAACGACTGGTACTTTGGACTGCGCGGCGGTTACAATTTTACCGAGCACTGGGGAATAGAGGGCCTTTTAGGCTACGTCCCCACTGAAAGCAACGCACACAGTTACAACGGCCAGGACGTTGACGTGTATCGCTACGGGGTGGAGGGCCTGTATCATTTCATGCCGAAAAGCAATTTTGTGCCGTTTGTCGCTATTGGTTTTGGAGGCAAGCGCGTGGACGGACCGTCGGGCTACGATGACGACAAACGAGGAATGTTCGATTATGGAGTTGGGCTCAAGTACTTTGTCTCAAAAAATGTGGCCTTGCGGGCCGATGTCCGGCACGACTTGTATTACGAGTCCGACGACCTCGACAATAATCTGGAATATACCGCCGGCCTGACCATTCTGTTCGGGGGGAGCAAAAAAATAATGGAGGCCGCTGCCCCGCCCCCTCGCATAGAGGAGACTGAACCTGTGCATGTAGCGGCGCCTTTACCTACAACGGTTTCCGAACCAACGCCGAAAGCGATTCTGGTCGAGTTCACGGACACGCATTTTGAATTCAACAAATCGGCCCTCACTCCGCAAGGAAAAGAGGTTCTGGCCGCAAACATCCGAACCCTGAAAGCCAACCCGGACATGAATATCCTGGTTGCGGGCTATACCTCCGCCAGCGGTTCCGAGGAATACAATCAGAAGCTGAGCGAAAGAAGGGCGACCACTGTCAGGGATGCTCTTATCCAAGGAGGCATTGCTCCGGAAAGACTCACTAAAATCGGATATGGCGAGAAACGGCCAGCCACGTTTGAACCATATCCTTGGGACCTTGAGTCGAAGGCAGCCAAGTCCAACATGAGAGTTCTGTTCACAATCATCGTGAAAGAGGGAAAGAAATGA
- a CDS encoding lmo0937 family membrane protein: MLWTVVAALLILWLLGITTHVTAGGLIHVLVVVAIIVVLLRVIQGRKPF, from the coding sequence ATGTTATGGACCGTTGTCGCAGCATTGCTAATCCTGTGGCTTTTGGGGATTACAACCCACGTCACGGCTGGAGGACTTATTCATGTGTTAGTGGTAGTCGCCATTATCGTGGTGCTGCTTAGGGTTATTCAAGGGCGGAAGCCGTTCTAA
- a CDS encoding BON domain-containing protein, translating to MNHVKGVSAVLIAMFLILSIGCASTSSREGTGEYVDDSVITAKVKAAIFNEPSLKLFEINVETFKGVVQLSGFVSSRADIYKAVEVAQGVGGVKSVKNGMAVK from the coding sequence ATGAACCACGTAAAAGGTGTTTCTGCGGTTCTTATCGCTATGTTCCTGATTCTTTCCATAGGATGCGCATCCACTTCAAGCAGAGAGGGAACCGGAGAATACGTAGATGACAGTGTCATCACCGCAAAGGTCAAGGCCGCAATTTTCAATGAGCCTTCCTTGAAGTTATTCGAGATCAATGTCGAAACTTTCAAGGGCGTCGTTCAATTGAGCGGTTTCGTAAGTTCCCGGGCCGATATTTATAAGGCGGTCGAGGTCGCCCAAGGTGTCGGAGGGGTGAAGTCGGTTAAAAATGGCATGGCGGTTAAGTAA
- a CDS encoding tyrosine-type recombinase/integrase, with product MIRKTPFIVERKSIPWWYYDFTVKGKRYRGYIGAKSEMNKREAQQRLDEIWARILTSAESPRRRQTSKSPGQVFKEYADYLEMHRPKTWESFRYLKHHFESFFRGKLTISPSDVKRYQKQKWDEGLSGPTINRHMFYARAAYNKAGVKPNPFDGFDKFDEFPRTRYLSKEELSALMSKATGVLREIVLTAILTGMRKGEILNLHKRHLDFGNQLITVPGSETKGKRPLTIPLPGELEMIFKQNLQQHESGFVFENKHTGKPLVDIKKAWKAALKDAEIKDFRFHDLRHTYATYSLLVSKDIRILQELLGHSSIRTTEKYAHIMTAGKRDASNAVSSFISKILENDADKPES from the coding sequence ATGATTAGAAAAACACCTTTCATTGTAGAGCGTAAGAGCATTCCATGGTGGTACTATGACTTTACCGTCAAAGGTAAGCGATACCGAGGATACATAGGCGCTAAATCAGAAATGAATAAGCGCGAAGCACAACAGCGGTTGGATGAGATATGGGCGCGTATTCTCACCAGCGCAGAAAGTCCCAGGAGAAGGCAAACCAGCAAGTCTCCCGGCCAGGTATTTAAGGAGTATGCGGACTATCTGGAAATGCACCGCCCCAAAACATGGGAGTCATTCAGGTATCTCAAACACCACTTTGAATCATTCTTTAGAGGGAAGCTCACCATTTCCCCTTCGGACGTTAAGCGTTATCAGAAGCAGAAATGGGATGAAGGGTTGTCCGGCCCCACCATAAACCGACACATGTTCTATGCCCGTGCCGCTTACAACAAAGCAGGCGTCAAACCAAACCCATTTGACGGCTTCGACAAATTCGATGAGTTCCCCCGCACCCGATACTTGAGCAAAGAGGAGTTATCCGCGCTCATGTCAAAAGCCACGGGAGTGCTTCGTGAAATAGTTTTAACGGCTATTCTGACTGGAATGCGGAAAGGGGAGATTTTAAACCTTCATAAACGGCATTTGGATTTTGGAAATCAGCTTATCACCGTGCCCGGCAGTGAAACGAAAGGAAAGAGGCCATTGACAATCCCTCTGCCCGGCGAACTGGAAATGATCTTCAAACAAAACTTGCAGCAGCACGAGTCCGGGTTTGTCTTTGAAAACAAGCATACGGGAAAACCGCTTGTGGATATCAAAAAGGCATGGAAAGCCGCGTTGAAGGATGCTGAAATCAAAGACTTCCGATTCCACGATCTGCGTCACACCTATGCGACCTATTCGCTCCTTGTGTCCAAGGACATTAGGATTCTTCAAGAGCTTCTGGGGCATAGCTCAATAAGGACCACGGAAAAGTACGCGCATATTATGACAGCCGGAAAGAGAGACGCTTCTAACGCAGTATCCAGTTTCATAAGCAAGATTCTTGAAAATGATGCGGACAAACCGGAATCATGA
- a CDS encoding HNH endonuclease: MGNLYKHPEWIKFRDHIIDLDDGQCVRCGKQQSDGVILQVHHTYYESHRLPWEYPHEACETLCKRCHAAEHDITLPVHGWGFMGYEDLGDLSGYCEFCETQIRHVYYLHHQKWAPIGVGTDCCDRLTGNKKGSSFTRRRKNFCKSPRWKSDGNIEYIRKGKYKIEIISVGDKYEISVISLKCEDRISGKDTYPTSNHAKSRIFQIMDEKKIDALFMKHFGRC; the protein is encoded by the coding sequence ATGGGGAATCTTTATAAGCATCCTGAATGGATAAAGTTTAGAGACCATATTATTGATCTGGATGATGGGCAATGTGTACGCTGTGGAAAGCAACAAAGTGATGGGGTTATACTCCAAGTTCATCATACATATTATGAAAGTCATCGTCTCCCGTGGGAATATCCCCATGAGGCGTGTGAGACGCTTTGTAAGCGATGTCACGCTGCTGAACATGATATAACCCTTCCAGTACATGGTTGGGGTTTCATGGGATATGAGGACTTAGGTGACTTGTCTGGATATTGTGAGTTCTGCGAGACACAAATTCGCCATGTATATTATTTGCACCACCAAAAATGGGCTCCAATTGGAGTTGGAACGGATTGCTGCGACAGACTCACAGGAAATAAGAAGGGGTCTTCTTTTACGAGAAGAAGGAAAAATTTTTGTAAATCGCCGCGATGGAAAAGCGATGGCAACATTGAATATATCCGCAAGGGAAAGTACAAAATCGAAATAATTTCTGTTGGTGATAAATATGAAATTTCGGTTATTTCCCTTAAGTGCGAAGATAGGATTTCTGGCAAAGACACCTACCCCACTTCTAACCATGCAAAATCAAGGATTTTTCAAATTATGGATGAAAAAAAAATTGATGCTCTTTTCATGAAACATTTTGGGCGGTGTTGA
- a CDS encoding DUF6904 family protein, whose product MIISEPTRYGAGMYLYGDYWDLHSLHKLIHRLADGYPIEGELVDFLLSLAYEIRHAYQGDRLEESFGFDELDQVNYRGVPLLWPVLIPQIGLLRWAAAYHPTSKKDQATLLILEHCVEDSLIEYDKSIGDCVYDLRTMFDWLNKDYYVQFVYKCAYSYLFDSKGGKARFKRLPLVLRMMHPSSNEYRIFAEHLESRATELGTSPHNLQDWSTWPDFRW is encoded by the coding sequence TTGATAATCTCTGAACCCACTCGATATGGTGCCGGGATGTATCTCTATGGAGACTATTGGGATCTTCACAGTCTTCATAAATTGATCCATCGTTTGGCAGACGGATATCCTATCGAAGGAGAACTGGTGGATTTCTTGCTAAGTCTGGCCTATGAAATACGGCATGCATACCAAGGAGATCGCTTAGAGGAGAGCTTCGGATTCGACGAGTTAGATCAAGTCAATTACAGGGGGGTGCCTTTACTATGGCCCGTACTTATACCGCAAATAGGTTTGTTACGATGGGCGGCCGCGTATCATCCAACCTCGAAAAAAGATCAAGCGACCCTGCTGATTCTTGAACATTGTGTCGAGGACTCCTTAATAGAATATGACAAGTCAATAGGTGACTGTGTTTATGATCTACGAACCATGTTTGATTGGCTCAATAAAGACTATTACGTGCAGTTCGTATACAAATGTGCTTATAGCTATCTATTTGACAGCAAAGGCGGCAAAGCTCGTTTTAAAAGGTTGCCTCTCGTTTTGCGAATGATGCATCCTTCGTCGAACGAGTACAGAATTTTTGCTGAGCACCTTGAAAGCCGGGCAACAGAACTTGGGACAAGTCCGCATAATCTTCAAGATTGGTCTACTTGGCCAGATTTTAGATGGTAA
- a CDS encoding endonuclease NucS domain-containing protein, translating to MSFNMQLWEVRNGKLVDLRSSALDKEERLENWIAQDASVLGLELLIIGRQVTTAYRGIIDLLAINRQGDMVVIELKKHKTPRDIVSQILDYATWVKDLGYKEINAIAFKHLKKSLPSAFTDHFNESLPETLNNNHSMIIAAAELDDASERIVQYLADDHGLNINVIFFNYFQNNEQEIVGRAWLMDPEEVNERSESRKKAPWSGYWFVNVGECERRTWKDNIRYNFLGAGGGKWFSNGLKRLQPGDKIFAYLKGVGYVGFGEVTHKAVMIDQFMVNEDGAEKPLSEAQLTAPQATDGLADPDLSEWAVRVVWRKTFSKEEAKTFKGVFANQNIACKLRHPETVEFLVKEFDVLEQ from the coding sequence ATGTCTTTTAATATGCAGTTATGGGAAGTTCGCAATGGCAAGTTGGTTGACCTACGGAGTTCCGCACTTGACAAAGAGGAGCGGCTGGAAAACTGGATTGCTCAAGACGCCTCAGTTCTGGGCCTTGAATTGCTGATCATTGGCCGGCAAGTGACAACCGCTTATCGAGGCATTATTGATCTCCTGGCCATTAATCGGCAGGGGGACATGGTTGTCATTGAGCTTAAAAAGCACAAGACCCCAAGGGACATTGTTTCTCAGATCTTGGATTATGCCACCTGGGTAAAGGACTTGGGCTACAAAGAAATCAACGCCATCGCATTCAAACATCTGAAGAAAAGTCTGCCCTCCGCTTTTACTGATCATTTCAACGAAAGCCTGCCTGAAACCCTTAACAACAATCACAGCATGATCATTGCAGCCGCTGAACTGGATGACGCATCTGAACGCATTGTCCAGTATTTAGCCGATGATCACGGATTGAACATCAATGTCATCTTTTTCAATTACTTCCAAAACAACGAGCAGGAAATCGTCGGCCGGGCATGGTTGATGGACCCGGAAGAGGTCAACGAGCGTTCCGAGTCTCGCAAAAAGGCTCCTTGGTCGGGTTATTGGTTTGTCAATGTTGGAGAATGCGAAAGGCGCACCTGGAAAGATAACATTCGATACAACTTCTTGGGAGCGGGTGGCGGCAAGTGGTTTTCCAACGGTCTGAAAAGGCTGCAACCCGGCGATAAGATTTTCGCCTACCTTAAGGGGGTGGGCTACGTCGGCTTTGGTGAAGTCACCCATAAAGCAGTCATGATTGACCAGTTTATGGTCAATGAAGATGGAGCCGAAAAGCCTTTGTCAGAAGCTCAGCTAACGGCTCCACAGGCCACTGATGGCCTGGCTGATCCTGATCTATCTGAATGGGCTGTCCGCGTGGTTTGGCGCAAGACGTTTTCCAAAGAAGAGGCCAAGACATTTAAAGGAGTATTCGCCAATCAGAACATTGCATGCAAACTGAGGCACCCGGAAACTGTGGAATTTTTGGTCAAGGAGTTTGATGTTTTAGAGCAGTGA
- the serC gene encoding 3-phosphoserine/phosphohydroxythreonine transaminase, with protein sequence MKNRIHNFNAGPAALPLPVLEEIQAELLDFKGSGMSIMEVSHRSKWFDDVINETVERINRLMGLGDDFQVLFMQGGASTQFALVPMNLLPEGQSADYVNTGTWSSKAIKEAQAMGKTVNVAASSEDRNFCYIPKNIPLDPNAAYVHITSNNTIKGTAYNDFPEAGNVPLIADMSSDILSRPIDVSKFGLIYAGAQKNMGPAGVCVAIIRKDMLERVPASLPSMFKYTTFADKNSMYNTPPCFAIYTVGLVVKWIEETIGGLEKMEARNRKKADTLYSIFDSSDFYSGTADKDSRSLMNVTFRLPSEDLEKAFVAQALENGLGGLKGHRSVGGCRASIYNPTSQEGIEALVDFMKEFEKKNG encoded by the coding sequence ATGAAAAACAGAATTCACAATTTCAATGCAGGACCGGCCGCCCTCCCGCTGCCGGTGCTTGAAGAAATCCAGGCCGAGCTCTTGGACTTCAAAGGCTCGGGCATGTCCATCATGGAAGTCAGCCATCGCTCCAAATGGTTCGACGACGTGATCAACGAAACCGTGGAAAGAATAAACCGCCTCATGGGCCTGGGCGACGATTTTCAGGTCCTGTTCATGCAGGGCGGCGCCAGCACCCAGTTTGCGCTGGTTCCCATGAACCTGCTGCCCGAAGGCCAATCCGCCGACTACGTGAACACCGGCACATGGTCCTCCAAGGCCATCAAGGAAGCCCAGGCCATGGGCAAGACCGTCAACGTGGCCGCTTCCTCCGAAGACAGGAATTTCTGCTACATTCCCAAAAATATTCCGTTGGATCCCAATGCCGCCTACGTGCACATTACCTCCAACAATACTATTAAGGGAACGGCCTACAACGATTTTCCGGAAGCAGGAAACGTCCCCCTGATCGCGGACATGTCCTCCGACATCCTGAGCAGGCCCATAGACGTCTCCAAGTTCGGCCTTATCTACGCCGGCGCCCAAAAGAACATGGGCCCCGCAGGCGTATGCGTGGCCATCATCCGCAAGGACATGCTGGAAAGGGTTCCCGCAAGCCTGCCCTCCATGTTCAAGTACACCACGTTCGCCGACAAGAACTCCATGTACAACACGCCCCCCTGCTTCGCCATTTACACGGTGGGCCTGGTGGTCAAGTGGATCGAGGAAACCATCGGCGGCCTGGAGAAAATGGAAGCCAGGAACCGCAAAAAAGCGGACACCCTGTACTCGATTTTCGATTCCAGCGACTTCTACTCCGGAACCGCGGACAAGGACTCCCGTTCTTTGATGAACGTGACCTTCCGCCTCCCCAGCGAAGACCTGGAAAAAGCCTTTGTGGCCCAAGCCCTGGAAAACGGCCTGGGCGGACTCAAAGGCCACCGCTCCGTGGGCGGATGCCGCGCATCCATCTACAATCCCACGAGCCAGGAAGGCATCGAAGCCCTGGTGGATTTCATGAAGGAATTCGAGAAAAAGAACGGCTAA
- the serA gene encoding phosphoglycerate dehydrogenase — MKVLVSDKLGEAGIQLFEEAQGIEVDVNTGLEPAELKKIIGDYDAIVIRSATKVTEELLDAAPNLKVVGRAGIGLDNVDIPAATKRGVVVMNTPGGNVVTTAEHAISMMLSLTRNIPRGTASLKAGKWDKKLLQGKEIFNKTLGVIGFGNIGSIAADRARGLRMNVIVADPHVTPERIEKAGFEAVSLDELYERSDYITVHVPKMKETIGLLNKDAFAKMKKGVMVINCARGGIVDEADLYDAIQEGKVAGAALDVFATEPPGVIPLFELDNVICTPHLGASTAEAQTNVAVAVAEQIIAYLQTGTVINAVNAPSVTGDLLEKLKPLLTLGDRMGCLQAQLAQGPVKSISIEYYGDFRGLDLSPVTTAILKGFLTPALKDDVNFVNAGMLAQERGVSVTETTQADSKDFNNLIKVIAKSDAATHTVSGTIYGKAEPKIVRIDSFRVEMVPEGHVLLIHNIDKPGAIGSVGSMLGEASVNIARMQVGQEEDGNRNFIVMETDTETPDDVVAKLRELPLVKSVITVEL; from the coding sequence ATGAAAGTACTTGTAAGCGACAAACTCGGAGAAGCTGGAATCCAGCTCTTTGAGGAAGCCCAAGGGATCGAGGTGGACGTAAACACCGGCCTCGAACCCGCTGAGCTCAAAAAAATCATCGGCGATTACGACGCGATAGTCATCCGCAGCGCCACCAAAGTGACCGAAGAGCTTTTGGACGCCGCCCCCAACCTGAAGGTGGTGGGCCGCGCCGGCATCGGTCTGGACAATGTGGACATTCCCGCAGCCACCAAAAGGGGCGTGGTCGTTATGAACACCCCGGGGGGCAACGTCGTCACCACCGCCGAGCACGCCATATCCATGATGTTGTCCCTCACCCGCAACATCCCCCGCGGGACCGCATCCCTCAAAGCCGGCAAGTGGGACAAAAAACTGCTCCAGGGCAAGGAAATCTTCAACAAGACCCTGGGCGTCATCGGCTTCGGCAACATCGGCTCCATCGCGGCCGACAGAGCCAGAGGGCTTCGCATGAACGTGATCGTGGCCGACCCCCACGTCACGCCCGAGCGCATTGAAAAGGCCGGCTTCGAGGCCGTCAGCCTGGACGAACTGTACGAGCGCTCCGACTACATCACGGTTCACGTGCCCAAGATGAAGGAAACCATCGGCCTTCTGAACAAGGACGCCTTCGCCAAGATGAAAAAAGGCGTGATGGTCATCAACTGCGCCCGCGGCGGCATCGTGGACGAAGCGGACCTGTACGACGCCATCCAGGAAGGCAAAGTCGCCGGCGCCGCTCTGGACGTTTTCGCAACCGAGCCTCCCGGAGTCATCCCCCTGTTTGAACTGGACAACGTGATCTGCACCCCCCATCTGGGCGCCTCCACCGCGGAAGCCCAGACCAACGTTGCCGTTGCCGTGGCCGAACAAATCATCGCCTATCTCCAGACCGGCACGGTCATCAACGCAGTGAACGCTCCGTCCGTCACCGGCGACCTTCTTGAGAAGCTCAAGCCCCTCCTGACCCTGGGCGACCGCATGGGATGCCTCCAGGCTCAGTTGGCTCAAGGCCCGGTCAAGTCCATCAGCATCGAATATTATGGGGATTTCCGCGGCCTGGACCTGTCTCCGGTCACCACGGCCATCTTGAAGGGTTTCCTCACCCCAGCGCTGAAAGACGACGTCAACTTTGTCAACGCAGGCATGCTGGCCCAGGAAAGAGGCGTGAGCGTCACCGAAACCACGCAGGCCGACTCCAAGGACTTCAACAACCTGATCAAGGTTATCGCCAAGTCCGACGCCGCCACCCACACCGTGTCCGGCACCATCTACGGCAAGGCCGAGCCCAAGATCGTCCGCATCGACAGCTTTAGGGTGGAAATGGTGCCCGAGGGCCACGTGCTTCTGATCCACAACATCGACAAGCCCGGCGCCATCGGCAGCGTGGGCAGCATGTTGGGCGAAGCCTCCGTGAACATCGCCCGGATGCAGGTTGGTCAGGAAGAGGACGGCAACAGAAACTTCATCGTCATGGAAACCG